The Heyndrickxia acidicola sequence ACCGCTATTAAGCTTTTAAAAGAGTTCCATACTCTTGAACAGCTCCTTGAATCGGTAGAAAGCGTCAGCGGGAAAAAACTGAAGGAAAAACTGACGGAGTTTAAGGATCAGGCTATCATGAGCAAGAAACTGGCTACGATTGACCTCGAATCCCCGATAGAAATTAATGTGGAAGACATTGAGTATACAGGCATTAATCAAGACCAGTTAATCGATTTATTTAAAGAACTTGGATTTAACTCACTACTAGAAAAGCTCGATGGAAAAGTCCAGGCATCTCCTAAAGAAGAAATAAAAGAAATTTCATTTGAAATCATCGAGACGATTACAGAGGATATTTTTACAAGTGACGGGTCTCTTTATCTTGAGATTCTTGAAGAAAACTATCAGCATGGGGAAATAGCCGGCCTTAGTTTGAAAAATGATAAGGGTTTATTCTTTTTTACAGCGGAAGCAGCTATCTCCTCTGAGTCTTTTAAAAAGTGGGCAGAGGATGAATCGGCTATAAAGCATGTCTATGATGCAAAGCGTTCGATTGTTGCCCTTAAGAGAAGGGGCATCGAGCTGAAAGGGATCGATTTTGACTTGCTGATTGCTTCATATTTATTAAATCCATCAGAAAATGTGGAAGATTTCACCTCTGTCGTTTCAAGACACGGATTTGAAAATATTGAAAAAGACGAGCTTGTATACGGGAAGGGGGCAAAAAGAAAGCTTCCGGATGTACAGGCACTTGCAGATCATATAGCAAGAAAAGCGGAAGGAATTGATCAGGTCTATAGCAGATGTCTTTCTGAGCTTGAGCAGAATGAACAATTAAAGCTGTTTGAAGAACTGGAAATGCCTTTATCCTTTATCTTGGCGGAAATGGAATCAACCGGAATTCGGGTTGATGTAGAAAGATTAAAAGAAATGGGAGCGGAAATAAACGGAAAGCTTTCCGCAATAGAAGAGAAGATACATTCCCTGGCTGGAGAGGTATTTAATATCAATTCGCCTAAGCAACTGGGAAGTATACTTTTTGACAAACTCCAGCTGCCTGTAGTGAAAAAAACGAAAACAGGATATTCCACTTCAGCCGATGTACTGGAAAAGCTTGAAAGCGAACATGAGATTGTAAAAGAAATTCTTCAATACCGCCAATTAGGTAAGCTGCAATCTACTTATATTGAAGGGCTTTTAAAAGTGGTTCATGATGATGACCAAAAGGTCCATACGCGGTTTAATCAAGCACTTACCCAAACAGGACGACTTAGCTCTACTGATCCGAATCTACAGAACATCCCAATCCGTCTTGAAGAAGGCAGGAAAATCAGACAGGCTTTCATTCCCTCTGAAAAGGATTGGGTCATTTTTTCAGCCGACTATTCACAGGTTGAATTACGGGTCTTAGCGGATATTGCAGACGATGAAAAGCTGATTGAAGCCTTTAACGCAGACATGGATATCCATACGAAAACGGCCATGGATGTTTTCCATGTAAGTGAGAGTGAGGTTACCTCCAATATGAGAAGGCAGGCGAAAGCCGTTAACTTTGGAATTGTCTATGGCATCAGCGATTTCGGGCTTTCACAAAACCTGGGAATCACAAGGAAAGAAGCAGCCAAATTTATTGATCGATACTTCCAGAGCTATCCTCAAGTGAAAGAATATATGGAGGAGATTGTCAGGGAAGCCAAACAAAAAGGGTTCGTCAGCACGCTTCTTAATCGCAGAAGATATATTCCTGAAATTACTAGCAGAAATTTCAATATACGAAGTTTTGCGGAAAGAACAGCCATGAATACGCCGATACAGGGAAGTGCTGCCGATATTATCAAAAAAGCCATGATTGAAATGGCGGACAAACTTCAAGCGGAGAAATTAAAAACAAAATTATTGCTTCAGGTCCATGACGAATTAATTTTTGAAGCGCCTAAAGAAGAAATTGAGTTATTGAAGGAATTCGTTCCGGAAGTAATGGAAAATGCGTTAGAACTCAAGGTCCCGTTAAAAGTTGATTTCTCCTATGGCCCAACATGGTTTGACGCAAAATAGGCATAAAACTTTCATTTCATTTGAAGAAGAAACACAGCAAAGAGAGGGGAGAAGCAGATGCCTGAATTGCCAGAAGTAGAAACCGTCAGAAAAACGTTGAAAGAACTTGTAACAGGAAAAGAGATTGACCATATTTCAGTGTACTGGCCAAAAATTATTAAAAAGCCTGTGGAAGTTGAAGAATTCACGGATGCATTAAAAGGTCAGGTAATTGATGATATTGGCAGAAGGGGAAAATTCCTGCTTTTCTATACAAATGATTTTACGTTAGTATCGCATTTGAGAATGGAAGGGAAATATGGAGTATTTCCGGAAGGAGAACCGCTGGATAAGCATACCCATGTTATTTTCCATTTTACAGATGGAATGGAAATGCGGTATAAGGATGTTCGTAAATTCGGCACCATGCATTTATTTTTAAGGGGTGAGGAATTTAAATCCGAGCCGCTGGATAAGCTTGGCCCTGAACCTTTTTCTGATGAATTTACTCCAGACTATTTAAAAAATAAATTTACTAAGACGGAAAGAAAGATAAAGGCCGTCCTCCTTGATCAAACAATCTTGACAGGGCTTGGAAACATTTATGTAGATGAGGCGCTTTTCCGGGCTGGAATTCATCCG is a genomic window containing:
- the polA gene encoding DNA polymerase I gives rise to the protein MKKKVILIDGNSIAYRAFFALPLLNNDKGIHTNAIYGFTTMLMKILEEEKPTHILVAFDAGKTTFRHKTFQEYKGTRQKTPSELSEQFPFIRALLDAYGIKRYELENYEADDIIGTLSKQAEAENYEVKVISGDKDLTQLSSENVSVGITRKGITDIEVYTPEHIQEKYGLTPAQIIDMKGLMGDTSDNIPGVPGVGEKTAIKLLKEFHTLEQLLESVESVSGKKLKEKLTEFKDQAIMSKKLATIDLESPIEINVEDIEYTGINQDQLIDLFKELGFNSLLEKLDGKVQASPKEEIKEISFEIIETITEDIFTSDGSLYLEILEENYQHGEIAGLSLKNDKGLFFFTAEAAISSESFKKWAEDESAIKHVYDAKRSIVALKRRGIELKGIDFDLLIASYLLNPSENVEDFTSVVSRHGFENIEKDELVYGKGAKRKLPDVQALADHIARKAEGIDQVYSRCLSELEQNEQLKLFEELEMPLSFILAEMESTGIRVDVERLKEMGAEINGKLSAIEEKIHSLAGEVFNINSPKQLGSILFDKLQLPVVKKTKTGYSTSADVLEKLESEHEIVKEILQYRQLGKLQSTYIEGLLKVVHDDDQKVHTRFNQALTQTGRLSSTDPNLQNIPIRLEEGRKIRQAFIPSEKDWVIFSADYSQVELRVLADIADDEKLIEAFNADMDIHTKTAMDVFHVSESEVTSNMRRQAKAVNFGIVYGISDFGLSQNLGITRKEAAKFIDRYFQSYPQVKEYMEEIVREAKQKGFVSTLLNRRRYIPEITSRNFNIRSFAERTAMNTPIQGSAADIIKKAMIEMADKLQAEKLKTKLLLQVHDELIFEAPKEEIELLKEFVPEVMENALELKVPLKVDFSYGPTWFDAK
- the mutM gene encoding DNA-formamidopyrimidine glycosylase, encoding MPELPEVETVRKTLKELVTGKEIDHISVYWPKIIKKPVEVEEFTDALKGQVIDDIGRRGKFLLFYTNDFTLVSHLRMEGKYGVFPEGEPLDKHTHVIFHFTDGMEMRYKDVRKFGTMHLFLRGEEFKSEPLDKLGPEPFSDEFTPDYLKNKFTKTERKIKAVLLDQTILTGLGNIYVDEALFRAGIHPERKAKSLSEEEIGLIAKEAAATLSEAVKQGGSTIRSYINSQGQIGMFQLQLFVYGRNGEACRKCGTVIEKRVSAGRGTHYCPKCQKET